Part of the Poecilia reticulata strain Guanapo unplaced genomic scaffold, Guppy_female_1.0+MT scaffold_779, whole genome shotgun sequence genome is shown below.
caagtcaagaaaattaaagaaacaagtgcaaaaattattcacagttcaccataataaataatgatattAACTAAAAGGAGAGTAGGAATCCTTATACTTTAACGCCacaaatgttttgcattatGGAGACAAGATGGGATAAAAGAGCAGATTATGAACAGTACCAATGAGGCGCCTCTCAGGTGGCAACTGGACCGCAGTCTGATCTGCAAAGCGGCAAAGGATCATGTGCTCCTGTGGAAGACAGGTGAAAAATAACCGTTTAATCTGGAAATACCGTTTTACCTTGTTTGACCAACTTTTGAAACCATATACCTCAAGGCTGCAACAGCAGGCACAACAAAGCCAcgcatttcagacatttaaagaaTTCAGTGAAACCaagatgaatgaatggattAGTTTTGCTTGTCTACTACTCCTACTTTAGCCTACACCTGCTTGAATCTGTGCACAGCCACGATGCAGATCTCGGCATGTTTCGCCTGTGAGGCGGGAAACATTCTTAGCACATCGCATGGTTAGGCACCGTAAGCTAGGAGTCTGTCTGTTTTAGCACACAAGTTTGCATTTACTGGACCTAAGTATCCGTCAAGACACTGTGCCCATAAAACTACAAGAATTTCCTGTTGTAATGGCAGCAAAACATGATTGCAGAGAGAAAGCAGTAATTCTTTTGTCAAGAATGTATCCGAAGAACGTATCCTAACAATCATCTTATTAGACCTGCCTAGCAACTGTGGAGTCAAAACAGAGTCCACCAGACGAGACTGGAGACATGGCGCGGTTTTGTAAATCTGTATAAACAGTGGCAAAAAGTGACATTGCAATCTCACCCGGCGTACTCAGCTCAGTGATGAGGGAACGATCCCGAAAATGAGATGTCTTACCTCGACGCGTCGTAAATCTGTCGGCTCATAAAAGCTCAACATTCCTTGACGTGGTTATTTTTACACACAGCAAAATCAAAGCCAGCACACACCAAACCTGCGGCTCCAACATTAGCAACCAGACTAGCTAACAAGCCTCCATTAGTGGTTGTTGCCATGTACAAACCCCAGCCAGCAGCAGTCACTCTGTCTGCCTTTTCCATATTACATGTCATTAGATATTGTGACATGGATCCGGCTTGCAGCTGTTTGTTTGCTCGTAATCATTTCCAGGTGACATGTTTCTAATTTATACGTTTGTTAAAAATAGTTGCCACACAGGAAATAATACGGCTGACTCCCCCTAGGAGTGAAATATGTGCATCCCTGTCAGCTTTCCTAACACAACCACATGAACCCAggtaatttatttccaaacaaagGACACGCTTTCCCCTTCTAAGCTTCTCCCTGTGTATGGTTCATGTAACAAGCGATTCAGCAGAGCAGTAAGTCATCTCTAAGCTGCCTCTGCTTTAATTGATCCCATTTTTCACAGTGCAGAGTAAATGCTGAATGCAAAGCCGTAAAGCAGAGCTGGCCCTTTACGTCTGAGCCGAGCACCAACACCTCACGCCATTAACCCTTTATTTCACAAGCATCTGTCAGCATCTTGTCGTTTGCTTTAACTACTTTCGGCTCACAAGGACAACGCTGGTTCTGCTATAAAACAAGACAAGCGTGTGTCTGGGAGCAGAAGCACAGGGAACATTGCTCTCTGCACTcagcaaaagaaataaattgtcGGAACGTGTTTGCGCCGTTACGGGGCTCCCGCATCAAAGGTTGTGAGTTCGccttttgttgtcattttgtttaatcttgtttttctctcagtgataaaaacaaaagtaataatcTACAATCTCAGAAAATCAGTATCTTACAATAGTATTCATACGCTTTAAGCTTTTTCACGTTTCTTACCGTTATAaccacttttacttttttatgaagactttatgtgacagaccaacacaaagcagtgcctAATTgtaaagttgagaaaaaaattatgatagACAGCTTTAATTTTcgtttatgaaaaaaaacctgaaatgtgtGCCATGCGTTTATATGTTTGCACCCTTTCCATTGAAATGAAATGGAGCAACATAAAATCTGTTGTGCTTGAAGTTGAATCTCTACTCCAATCTCTACATGTCTGTCACAAACTTTAAGCAGGTCAACTGatggttttctttatttcccgTAGCTCGTCCATTAGGGTAACAGAGCGCATGACTAGTTGTGGTCTTACCAGCGGATAATCCCACCTGAGTCGTGAAGCTCTGCAAATCCTCCAGGTTACCATGCTCTTCTTTTCACATGCAGAGCTCCACGGCTCTTTATTTCGGGATTTTAACGTAAACCCTCAAACAAACCTCTCCGCGACTTCATCTTTGAaatattagctgtgtttctttgtcttcaTGGCGCCATTAGTTCACAACTGTTCTCTGACAAATCTCTTAGACCTTCACGTAAAACAGCTACATTTataccaaaatgaaaatacacacaAGTTGAGTCTTTGAGTCTACTGATAGCAACACTTTGTTACATTTGTGGGTAACAGAATAAAGAGgtttgaatataaatgcatattttatttatacaaaacaaaaataatgaaaaccctgcacttttttttcttccacgtCAAGAATTGCAaacaaaagtgtgtgtgtttgcaactTGACACAATGTGGAAAAGGTTGAAGGgggatgaaaacttttgcaaggcactgtatacTATTCTCTGTGCCAGTCAGCCCATGTAAGGGTCCTGCTCTGCACCGAGGAAGAGAAGCTGGCTCAGTGTTTTGACACATCAACCTGAGGTTGCCATGGTTAGGACCCGCAGCTACTTTACACAGATTTCCCCCTCGGGGGCTCTGACAGGTCCCATAGATCACTTTGGGACAGCCTCTCCCTGAAGAGCAGCAGTGTGCCTGTGCTGAGCGATAAAGGCTTGAGTGGCTGGAGGGTGTGAACTCCTCCCGTGTAAAAGTCTGCATAAGATTTGTTCGCCAAGACAGAAATCAGTGTAAAGATAGTATTAGCTCTGTTCACGtctgattaaaagaaaaaaataaataaatacaactttagCTTGCCAGAAATATATTAATCATTCAGGAGaagtatattaaaaaagaaattacgtTTAAGCCGAATATGACCATAGGACACTCAATactgtgttgctgtttttttaagcaaaacaatgGAATTTAGACTGGCCCGTAAATACTGGTAACACAAATATATTCAACTTTATAAgtaaaggatttatttattatgtgtGAAACTCAAACCAAATATTtcctaatttgttttaatttcagagtCTTGTCTAAACTGGGACATGTTGACTTACTGTTTATACCTACAGAATAAGAATATCTTTAGCTTTTAATGGGTCAGTGATTTGCTGTTCAGGTGTATAGAACAAAAATTTGAGCATTTTCTAccactgaatgtttttcttttccactttggTTAATACGAGACGTCAACAAAAAAGCATCAAACTAcgagaagaaaaagagaacataGGAAGTGTAAAGATGAAGACATTTGGAAGATAAACCCGCAGTTACTGAAGGCTCCCATCTatgtgaacatttaatcaatcTGTAAGAATTGTGCTTTATTTGGTACAAACTAAAATTGAATCGTTGGAGATGTATTCACAGTGTAAAGCATACCTTGGATGTGAGAGTCTCTTGAAACCTTTtgctgtaaaaacagaagacaaacCGTGTTAAAGTACATAAgagaaaatgatgtttttacCATGCAAATAGAggactgtaaaaataaacagccaCATTTGGTCATTTTCACCTTCACAGGTTTATAAACTGGAgaatatgtaattatttgtctgtgtgcatttgtgaaGTAATCAAAAGATATTACTTGATCAAATCCGGTAATATTTAAAGAATCatcaaaaagctaaaaaataagtCAAGCGGCAAAACATTACAGCTGGAACCGTTCTTGTTTTCTTAGGGTCAGTCTGCAAATGTAGCACCAATCCCATTGgtatattaaaaaagtaaaaagcttAAGGGACGATTTGTGATTGCAGGTATTAGGTGTATCAGCTTGTAATAACAGTCTCCATAGAGTGCCAGCAAAATACTTTCCAAACCATTACACATCCACCAGTAACCTTAATTTGATCAATGTTCTCCAAATTCTGACCTCAATATTCAAATGTTgccactgaaataaaatactcaTTGTACCaagcaacatttttccaatttgttATGGTCTAATTTTGTTCCAAATCATAGGCTCTAACACCTGTTTTTCACCAACAAGAGGAgatgctcttcttcttctgcagctcaCTGGCTTTAGGGTTCAACAAGTTGTTGTTCGTACCTCTGGTATCCTTCGTACCTTGTTTGAAACAAGTGCTCATTTGATCTACTTTAGTCTTTCCATCACACTGCACCAGTCTGCCTCTGATGTTGAAGCATAGTCATTCTCACCACAGCAGGTgctaaatgaatattttctcttttctggaACATTCCCTGTAATTTGTGCTTAGTTTAAACTGAAGAAAGTCGCTTTCACCGTGCAATTTCGCTTTTATATTAAAAGCGATCATTGTggtgtgtttatattttgtgtgtatGACAAGCCTCAAATCACCTCAACTCAACTGGAATGAGGTTCGAGTCATTCCAATTCAGCTAAACATTTTCCTCTACTCCAGTCAAAGAATAGCttagagcagtgtttcccaaccctggccCTCAAGatacactgccctgcatgtttagGGGcttccctgcttcaacacacctgattcCAATTGATGGCTAATTAATAGAGTTTTATTGaactgcaatcatctgaatcGGGTGTGTTAAAGCAGGGGACCATCTAAAACGTTCAGGGTAGAGTGCTGTGGGGACCACAGTTGGGCACTGCTGATTTATTTAGAGATATTATTCCAACATGATGCTTCCAGACTGTCTGAAAAATCTGTGACAAGGAATTTCAAACTTGTGAAAAATGGActcagtggaaagaaaataaacaacttgaTTAAGATATAAAACATCAGGATCTGTACTTGTAAAACGACGtgcacaaaataaaaggaagctGAATATTATATTGTAATATTTCTGAAAGGCCATATATTTCATGTTTATAGCTGCTCAGGCCACATGAGTgagcatgtctgtgtgtgtgtggtctctTTTTATGAGAGTCATTTTTAATGGACAAAACTCTCACAAATAAACCATgaattttagaagaaaaaaaaaaagataaaaataaacacaaatagaGCTCATGATTTCATAGAATAATTACTTTCTCCCTGGGAAAGAAGTCAGTTTATTTGTGAAGGATAAAATGCAGTTTATCCATCACAAAGTTTGGTTAATGTTTGatgttaattaaaattcaacaagCGCTGTGTCAAGGGTTAAGAGCCACAGAGGTCACATGGAGGAACATTTGGAAGCATTAATATAAATGGGAAGCTGAGTTTCACAGCTCATAAAAGCCTGCAAACGTTTTGGAATGTAGACACCTGCAGAATGCACCCATGACTACCTGCAATATGAccctaagcaaaaaaaaaaaaacactaaaagtgtcatgattgaCTGAGTCAGGTGTGCAGATCCTTTCCACATATTGCCTGCAGAAACATCTTAGTATTGGTCCCAAAAACATCTTGCTGTCATTCTAACAAGAAGTTATGAAGGATGAAGAGTTGAGTTGGCAAAAGAAAATAGAGATACTTGCACTAAGCAGCTGAATGCTGCTCCggctgtttaaatgtttgtaatggTGCTTCCTGTTAGTAAATatcaaatttgaataaaatgctcaaataaaacagaaagtgttTCCCAGTTTCCCAGACTTTGTCACTTATAGCAAATATCTGTATACAGTCCAATTTTACTTGGATTATTTATGTCACACTAGGTATTTAAGGTGGCTTGCTCCCTAGAAAGGACCACTCAGACACAGGGATTTGACACGTACAGAAATGTTATAGCAGCTAATCTAACAATACTACATATTTGGAGAATAAGGATTAATTTACTCTCTTAAACAGCCAAGAAGATTAAAACACAACTGGCAATGGAGCAGATCACTTTTCCATCCTCCATTGTCCATTGAAGCTTCCTCTGTTGGAAGATAAGACTAATTCAGCATTGATGACAAAAATGCCATTAAAACTTCAAGTATGCACACATTCTTGGTTGTCTCTGTTATTAATCGAAACGCTTCAAATCAAACAAGGAGATATATCACTCTGAATCTGAGGGTGCTTTGTCGATCTGGaggacattttcaataaaaatgaaaatgtcttaaatgcACTTAAATGCAGCCAGAAGTCTAACACTAAGCTgcagtaaaaggaaaataacaaacaataaaaagctgATGCAGCTGGAGTCTTAAATGGTCTTGAGTAAAAATGCAGAATAACTAAGATAGGAATAGGACAGAGACTTTTAAAGTGTGGCACTCGAGATGGCTCTTGAGACAAGCACCTGTATGAGTTACCACACCACAAGCTATCTTTATATTCCCTTACCTTTGCCTTTGAAatggtaaaatgaaaagaaaaaatccaggcCCCCTAGCTTAGCTGAAGATCAAATTAGTGGATAAGTCGACACAGGTGATGGTCTAATTGAAGCGTAATTATCTTACTATGTCATAGTAACACGTGGCTGACACACGAGAGAGTTACAGGAGCAACACTAGAGTCGCCTGCTGCTTCAGACATGTAAGCTTGGTGTTACTACCTGGAGACGGGCAGAGAGGTTTCATTGGAAAATTATTACTCTGCAAGTGACGGATTGCAGCTTAAAGATGAGTGTGACCTGTcggttgcaacattttttttgcaagttcaacaaaagtattcaaacaaTAGTTCTATATattctaaaaatgcaaaaattgaCATAGAATGAATAAGAGAAGTCAGTAAAATATCCCACACAGCAGCATTCCTTCCAACCTGACGCCTGGAGCATCATTCGCTGCACCAGCTTCTCCACCATAAAACGCCAACGTTACATCAGCACTCTCCCACACGACAGCCTTGTTTCCCAGCAATCAGTCGCATTGAGTCGTTACAGCAGCTGTCTGCCTTGTTATGACTGTAAGTTCTAACAGCATTAAGCAACCAATCAACTTCAATTACGCTCAGTGCATCCTCCTGTTTCTCACTGTCTGATGGTGCGCtgcgtttttttctttcacttctaACTGAGCAGCATCGTCCAAGCAGCCGGATCGAGGGGCATTTTTCTGTTCAACTGAATATTGCATGTCACAAGTCAAGAGTGATTTCAAGCAGATTTCCATTCCAGTCTATTTATATTACCCCTGACCGCCTCTGCAGTGAGAGCCCCTCTTTGGAGCTGACAAGAAGACTGAAAATGTGAGGGACGGACCCTGCAGAGGAGGTGATGTGACACCGCTGCCTCAGACTGTCAGCGGTGCTGATAAGAAACGGGAGCCGAACAAAAACGCAGCGACAAGACAGATTATCTCTATGTGAGAGCAGAAATGAAGTCAGAATGAATTTGGGAATAATAGACAGCAGGGGCTGAACaaggaaactaaaaaaaaaaagagtcaaggGAGGCGGGGGGAAAGGAGGCAGCATTAATCCGACATGAGACTAACAAGgtcacaaacaacattttaaggCGAAATAGCTAAGGGAGGTGGCTCTGGAGGGAGG
Proteins encoded:
- the LOC103461215 gene encoding glutathione S-transferase C-terminal domain-containing protein-like; amino-acid sequence: MVLEHCIQAGAAFIISPCCYGFIQNAVKFTFPKSKRFQETLTSKEHMILCRFADQTAVQLPPERRLIGTVHNLLFYPILSP